The following are encoded in a window of Pseudalgibacter alginicilyticus genomic DNA:
- a CDS encoding DUF1599 domain-containing protein → MQDTSKQYDAVIDTCKSLFVKKMSDYGSAWRILRLPSLTDQIFIKAQRIRGLQQNDVRKVDEGEVSEFIGIINYCIMALIQLEKGVVEQPDLTTEKATELYEKHIAITKKLMEDKNHDYGEAWRDMRVSSLTDLILQKLLRVKQIEDNKGKTLVSEGIDANYQDMINYAIFALIHLNEK, encoded by the coding sequence ATGCAAGATACTTCAAAACAATATGATGCCGTAATAGATACCTGTAAAAGTTTATTTGTAAAAAAAATGAGTGATTATGGTAGCGCATGGAGAATACTTAGGTTGCCATCTTTAACAGATCAAATTTTTATTAAAGCACAACGCATTAGAGGTTTGCAACAGAATGATGTAAGAAAGGTTGATGAAGGTGAAGTAAGCGAATTTATAGGTATTATTAATTATTGTATTATGGCTCTTATTCAATTGGAAAAGGGTGTTGTTGAACAGCCAGATCTGACTACTGAAAAAGCCACAGAATTGTATGAAAAACATATAGCCATAACTAAAAAGCTCATGGAGGATAAAAACCATGATTATGGTGAGGCTTGGCGAGATATGAGGGTGAGTAGTTTAACCGATTTAATTTTACAAAAACTACTACGTGTCAAACAAATTGAAGATAACAAAGGAAAAACATTAGTGAGTGAAGGGATAGATGCTAATTATCAAGACATGATTAATTACGCCATTTTTGCTTTAATTCATTTAAATGAAAAATAA
- a CDS encoding DUF6691 family protein, with amino-acid sequence MKFLKFLLIGIFFGIVLVKSEAVSWYRIYEMFRFQSFHMYGIIGTAIACGIIFLQISKKGIIKSNKGADIFVPKKERGFKKYIIGGTIFGLGWALIGACPGPLYILFGTGVYSIIIVIAAAILGTFIYGVIKHKLPH; translated from the coding sequence ATGAAATTCTTGAAATTTTTATTGATAGGTATCTTTTTTGGAATTGTTTTAGTTAAATCTGAAGCTGTTTCATGGTATCGTATCTACGAAATGTTCCGTTTTCAATCTTTTCACATGTATGGCATTATTGGAACAGCTATTGCTTGCGGTATAATATTTCTTCAAATTTCAAAAAAAGGAATTATAAAAAGTAATAAAGGTGCTGATATTTTTGTTCCAAAGAAAGAAAGAGGTTTTAAAAAATACATTATTGGCGGGACAATATTTGGACTAGGTTGGGCACTTATTGGAGCTTGCCCAGGGCCATTATACATTCTATTCGGAACTGGTGTTTACAGTATAATTATAGTTATTGCTGCTGCTATTTTAGGCACTTTTATCTACGGTGTTATTAAACACAAACTCCCCCATTAA
- a CDS encoding TlpA family protein disulfide reductase, with translation MKKITYFILILITVFNCNKEVPTKFSVEALNDTFLDLEGNAVAFKNILAKHKEKTIVIDIWASWCGDCIKGMPKVKVLQKDHKDAVYIFLSLDRGVEAWKKGIEKYDVRGEHYYLPSGKDSAFGDFVNIDWIPRYMVVDATGNIKLFRAVEADDKRIIEIL, from the coding sequence ATGAAAAAAATTACATACTTCATATTAATTCTCATTACAGTATTTAACTGTAATAAAGAAGTGCCTACTAAATTTTCGGTAGAAGCGTTAAACGATACCTTTTTAGATTTAGAAGGGAATGCTGTAGCATTCAAAAATATTTTAGCTAAACATAAAGAAAAAACAATTGTTATTGACATTTGGGCGTCCTGGTGTGGTGATTGCATTAAAGGGATGCCAAAAGTAAAGGTGTTACAAAAAGACCATAAGGATGCGGTGTATATTTTTTTGTCGTTGGATAGAGGTGTAGAGGCATGGAAAAAAGGTATAGAAAAATATGATGTTCGTGGAGAACATTACTATTTGCCATCTGGAAAAGACAGTGCCTTTGGAGATTTTGTAAATATAGATTGGATTCCAAGATATATGGTGGTTGATGCTACAGGTAATATTAAATTGTTTAGAGCTGTAGAGGCCGATGATAAACGAATTATAGAAATTTTATAA
- a CDS encoding porin, translating to MNKYIIAILFLMLYQTIKSQETNDIKLSALPYYNFGKGLGITSPDSIFKLNIRFRMQNRFTYLNNDNEENGYEAMIRRLRLRFDGYVGDPQIIYVIQLSFSPNDVGAIEDGDNLNIIRDAIVFYRPNEHWNIGFGQTKLPGNRQRINSSGGLQLTDRSINNSSFNIDRDFGLQIYYLNEFENKFSYNIKTAVSTGEGRNWTKEPDNGLAYTGRLELFPFGAFQNNGTLFEGDIKREPKPKLMLSGVYHYNNKARRTRGTIGDELFEKRDIQSLLLDAILKYNGWAFQTAYMNRLSDNPITINPDDSTESKYVFTGSGFDAQLSYIFENNYELVGRYSYQEPHENIEILTPQTNQYSLGVTKYIWEHSLKLQAEITNSELNYFDSSKANNWYLRFQVEIGI from the coding sequence ATGAATAAATATATTATTGCCATTCTATTCTTGATGTTATATCAAACAATAAAATCTCAAGAAACTAACGATATAAAGTTATCTGCCCTACCATATTACAATTTTGGTAAAGGATTAGGTATTACTTCTCCTGATAGTATTTTTAAATTGAATATTCGCTTTAGAATGCAAAATCGTTTTACTTACTTAAATAATGACAATGAAGAAAATGGCTATGAAGCTATGATTAGACGTTTGCGTTTGCGTTTTGACGGTTATGTAGGTGATCCACAAATAATTTATGTCATTCAATTATCATTCTCCCCAAATGATGTAGGCGCGATAGAAGATGGAGATAATCTAAATATTATTAGAGATGCTATTGTTTTTTACAGACCAAATGAGCATTGGAATATTGGTTTTGGACAAACAAAACTACCAGGAAATAGGCAACGTATAAATTCATCTGGAGGTTTGCAGCTTACAGATCGATCTATCAATAATTCAAGTTTTAATATTGATAGAGATTTTGGATTACAAATATATTATTTAAATGAATTTGAAAACAAATTTTCATATAATATAAAAACCGCGGTTAGTACTGGAGAAGGCAGAAACTGGACCAAAGAACCCGATAATGGATTAGCTTATACAGGCCGACTAGAGCTTTTTCCTTTTGGTGCGTTTCAAAATAATGGGACCTTGTTTGAAGGGGATATAAAACGTGAACCAAAACCTAAACTAATGCTTTCTGGTGTTTATCATTACAATAATAAAGCTCGAAGAACTCGTGGAACTATTGGTGATGAATTGTTTGAAAAACGCGATATTCAGTCTTTATTACTTGATGCTATTTTAAAATACAATGGTTGGGCCTTTCAAACGGCTTATATGAATAGACTTTCTGATAACCCTATAACTATAAATCCAGATGATTCCACTGAGTCTAAATATGTGTTTACTGGTAGTGGTTTTGATGCACAATTGAGTTATATTTTTGAAAACAATTATGAGTTAGTTGGACGCTATTCTTACCAAGAACCTCATGAAAATATTGAAATACTCACACCCCAAACCAATCAGTATAGCCTTGGCGTCACTAAATATATCTGGGAACACTCATTAAAATTACAAGCCGAAATTACAAATAGTGAATTAAACTATTTTGATTCAAGCAAAGCCAACAATTGGTATTTACGGTTTCAAGTAGAAATAGGTATTTAA
- a CDS encoding MBL fold metallo-hydrolase, with protein MKVEQIYTGCLAQGAYYIESEGEVAIIDPLRETQQYVDKAEHENAKIKYIFETHFHADFVSGHIDLAKKTGATIIFGPNAETDYEAYIAKDNEVFKLGNISIKVLHTPGHTLESATYLLIDKKGKEHAIFSGDTLFLGDVGRPDLAIKSDLTKEDLAGMLYESLRNKIMPLPDDVIVYPAHGAGSACGKNLSKETVGLLGEQKKTNYALRVNMSKDEFIRDVLKDIPPPPQYFAENAKMNKRGYTNFETVLKKGDTPYGPEEFEKIANYENALILDVRDEQEFLKAHIPNSIFIGINGSFAPWVGALITDLKQPILLVTPQGKEKETVTRLSRVGYDNTLGYLKDGITAWKQAGKDLDSIKSISVDTFSNHFENENIHVLDVRKDGEYKSEHLKGDNVQHFPLDFINKNMSKIDKNKTYYIYCAGGYRSAIASSILKARGFNNLVDIIGGFGAIKKTNLPKTNFVCPTSL; from the coding sequence ATGAAAGTAGAACAAATTTATACAGGTTGCCTGGCTCAAGGTGCATATTATATAGAATCTGAAGGTGAAGTTGCCATTATAGACCCTTTGCGCGAAACACAACAATACGTAGATAAAGCTGAACACGAAAATGCCAAAATTAAATATATTTTTGAGACACATTTTCATGCTGATTTTGTATCAGGCCATATTGATTTAGCTAAAAAAACAGGTGCAACTATCATTTTTGGTCCAAATGCAGAAACAGATTATGAAGCGTATATTGCCAAAGACAATGAAGTTTTTAAACTTGGAAATATCAGCATAAAGGTATTGCACACACCTGGCCATACTTTGGAATCCGCTACCTATCTTTTAATAGATAAAAAAGGTAAAGAACATGCTATATTTTCTGGAGACACGTTGTTTTTAGGAGACGTAGGCAGACCCGATTTGGCAATTAAGTCAGACCTAACTAAAGAAGATTTAGCGGGCATGCTTTACGAATCACTTCGAAATAAAATCATGCCTCTACCAGATGATGTAATTGTTTATCCAGCTCATGGAGCTGGCTCTGCCTGTGGTAAAAACTTAAGTAAAGAAACGGTTGGTTTGTTAGGCGAACAAAAGAAAACCAATTATGCGCTCCGTGTTAACATGTCTAAAGATGAATTTATAAGAGACGTTTTAAAAGACATTCCACCCCCACCACAATATTTTGCAGAAAATGCCAAAATGAATAAACGGGGTTATACTAATTTTGAAACCGTTTTAAAAAAAGGAGATACGCCTTATGGTCCAGAAGAATTTGAAAAAATTGCCAATTATGAAAATGCTTTGATTTTAGATGTTAGAGATGAACAAGAATTTTTGAAGGCTCATATCCCTAACTCTATTTTCATAGGTATAAATGGTAGCTTTGCGCCATGGGTAGGGGCTTTAATAACAGACCTAAAGCAGCCTATTCTATTAGTCACACCCCAAGGAAAAGAAAAAGAAACTGTTACCCGGTTATCACGTGTGGGCTATGACAATACGTTAGGATATTTAAAAGATGGTATAACCGCTTGGAAACAAGCAGGTAAAGATCTTGATAGCATTAAATCTATTTCTGTTGATACTTTTTCAAATCATTTTGAAAATGAAAATATTCATGTTTTAGATGTTAGAAAAGATGGTGAATACAAATCGGAACACCTTAAAGGAGATAATGTACAGCATTTCCCTTTAGATTTTATTAATAAAAACATGTCTAAGATAGACAAAAATAAAACCTACTATATTTATTGTGCTGGAGGCTATAGAAGTGCTATTGCATCCTCCATTTTAAAAGCCAGAGGGTTTAATAATTTAGTAGATATTATTGGTGGATTTGGAGCTATTAAAAAGACTAATTTACCTAAAACCAATTTTGTTTGTCCTACATCACTTTAA
- the folP gene encoding dihydropteroate synthase, whose translation MTINCKGQLIDVSSPKVMGILNITPDSFYDGGKHKEEKDVLTHVERMLKEGATFIDIGAYSSRPNANTVTETDELKRIIPFINLILNEFPETLLSVDTFRSEVAKQCIEAGACMINDISAGKLDNNMLQIIANLHVPYIMMHMRGTPKTMQQQTHYDDLLKDILFYFSERIAAAKALGIIDIIVDPGFGFAKTLEQNYELLNKLELFKMIEKPILVGVSRKSMIYKTLDTSAAEALNGTSVLNTVALQKGTSILRVHDVKEAVECIELIKLLDS comes from the coding sequence ATGACCATTAATTGTAAAGGACAACTTATAGATGTATCATCTCCAAAAGTGATGGGAATTTTGAATATCACTCCCGATTCATTTTACGATGGAGGTAAACACAAAGAAGAAAAAGACGTGCTAACCCATGTAGAACGCATGCTGAAAGAAGGTGCTACCTTTATTGATATAGGCGCCTATAGCTCACGCCCAAATGCTAATACTGTTACTGAAACGGACGAATTAAAACGAATTATTCCTTTTATAAATCTAATTTTAAATGAATTTCCTGAAACACTACTTTCTGTTGATACGTTTAGAAGTGAGGTTGCAAAACAATGTATTGAAGCTGGAGCATGTATGATTAATGATATTTCGGCTGGAAAATTAGATAATAATATGCTTCAAATCATTGCAAATTTACATGTACCATATATTATGATGCATATGCGAGGCACTCCAAAAACCATGCAACAGCAAACACATTACGATGACCTATTGAAAGATATTTTATTTTATTTCTCTGAAAGAATTGCCGCTGCCAAAGCACTCGGCATTATCGATATTATTGTGGACCCTGGTTTTGGATTTGCAAAAACCTTAGAACAGAATTATGAGTTATTAAATAAGCTTGAACTTTTTAAAATGATTGAAAAACCAATACTTGTTGGAGTTTCAAGAAAATCAATGATTTATAAAACCTTAGATACTTCTGCTGCAGAAGCCTTAAATGGCACTTCTGTTTTAAACACGGTGGCCCTTCAAAAAGGCACTTCTATTTTACGCGTACATGATGTTAAAGAGGCTGTAGAATGTATAGAACTGATAAAATTATTGGATAGTTAA
- a CDS encoding ABC transporter permease, producing the protein MISYLLNKIFYALLTLFGVVTVIFFLFNVLPGDPAQMMLGQNEDSAQLATVKQKYGFDKPISTQYFYYLNDLLPISFHSNQAEDYTYLRAGKYVAIRLFTIKNTTVVLKFPYLRESFTKQGKKVSQVLSETLPNTFVLAITAIVIAMISGVLLGIVSALNKDKWLDKTIQIFSTLGMSVPSFFSAILFAWFFGYVLHNYTHLEMTGSLYELDDFGEAMHIKWKNLILPAIVLGIRPLAVVIQLMRNSLLEVFNQDYIRTARAKGLSEFQIIKKHALKNALNPVVTAISGWFASMLAGAVFVEYIFGWNGLGKEIVNALNTLDLPVIMGSVLIIALLFIIINIFVDIIYVWLDPKVKLE; encoded by the coding sequence CTGATAAGCTACCTTTTAAATAAAATTTTTTACGCGCTGCTCACATTATTTGGAGTGGTAACGGTTATTTTTTTTTTATTTAACGTACTTCCTGGAGACCCTGCTCAAATGATGTTGGGGCAAAATGAAGATAGTGCTCAGTTAGCAACTGTGAAACAAAAATATGGTTTTGATAAACCAATTAGTACACAGTATTTTTATTATTTAAATGATTTGTTACCTATTTCGTTTCATTCAAATCAAGCAGAAGATTACACTTATTTAAGAGCAGGTAAATATGTAGCAATTAGATTGTTTACCATAAAAAATACAACAGTTGTTTTAAAATTTCCATATTTACGGGAATCCTTCACAAAACAAGGTAAAAAAGTCAGTCAAGTTTTAAGCGAAACGCTTCCTAATACTTTTGTGTTAGCCATAACGGCAATTGTTATTGCTATGATTTCAGGGGTTTTATTAGGTATTGTTTCTGCTTTGAATAAAGACAAATGGTTGGATAAAACCATCCAAATTTTCAGCACTTTGGGTATGAGTGTGCCATCCTTTTTTAGTGCTATTTTATTTGCTTGGTTTTTTGGCTATGTATTGCACAATTACACACATTTAGAAATGACAGGGAGTTTGTATGAGTTAGACGACTTTGGAGAAGCCATGCACATTAAATGGAAAAACCTCATATTACCAGCTATTGTTTTAGGTATACGTCCACTAGCAGTGGTTATTCAGTTAATGAGAAATAGTTTACTGGAAGTTTTTAATCAGGATTATATCCGTACAGCAAGAGCTAAGGGGTTAAGTGAGTTTCAAATTATAAAAAAGCACGCTCTTAAAAATGCATTAAATCCTGTTGTAACTGCTATTTCTGGTTGGTTTGCTTCTATGTTAGCCGGAGCTGTTTTTGTGGAATATATTTTTGGATGGAATGGATTAGGAAAAGAAATTGTTAATGCGTTAAACACTTTGGATTTACCTGTAATTATGGGGTCGGTACTGATTATTGCACTACTCTTTATAATTATTAATATTTTTGTAGATATAATTTATGTTTGGTTAGACCCTAAAGTAAAACTTGAGTAA
- the prmA gene encoding 50S ribosomal protein L11 methyltransferase — translation MSEIYIGYTFKVHPLQPAVEILIAELGYAGFESFVETEEGTIAYIQKEEWREDILDDIQILSSDEFEVSYSLEEIEQTNWNAEWEKNFNPIVVDDICAVRAPFHKKFDTAFDIIIEPKMSFGTGHHETTHMMIQHILKNDFKNKSVLDMGCGTGVLAILAEMKGAKSIDAVDYDNWCYLNSIENVERNNCERITVIEGDASALKNKYDIIIANINRNILLQDMETYVSCLNENAVLFLSGFYNDDIPIIQEACEKYLLKFEEKFERNHWVALKFIN, via the coding sequence ATGTCTGAAATATATATTGGTTATACATTTAAGGTACATCCTTTGCAACCAGCAGTTGAAATTTTAATTGCTGAATTAGGGTATGCAGGTTTTGAAAGTTTTGTTGAAACGGAAGAAGGTACGATAGCGTATATTCAAAAAGAAGAATGGCGTGAAGATATTCTTGATGATATTCAGATATTAAGTTCAGATGAGTTTGAGGTTTCTTATAGCCTCGAAGAAATTGAACAAACCAATTGGAATGCAGAATGGGAAAAGAATTTTAACCCTATTGTGGTAGATGATATTTGTGCTGTTAGAGCACCATTTCATAAAAAATTTGATACTGCATTTGATATAATTATTGAACCCAAAATGAGTTTTGGTACTGGACACCATGAAACTACTCACATGATGATTCAACATATTTTAAAAAATGATTTTAAAAACAAATCGGTGTTAGATATGGGCTGCGGCACAGGTGTTTTAGCTATTTTAGCCGAAATGAAAGGCGCTAAATCTATTGATGCGGTAGATTATGATAATTGGTGTTATTTAAATAGTATTGAAAATGTGGAACGAAATAATTGTGAACGTATAACAGTTATAGAAGGAGATGCATCTGCTTTAAAAAACAAATATGACATAATTATAGCTAATATAAATCGTAATATTTTATTACAAGATATGGAAACTTATGTATCTTGTTTAAATGAGAATGCTGTGTTATTTTTGAGTGGATTTTATAATGATGATATACCAATCATACAAGAAGCATGTGAAAAATATTTGTTAAAATTTGAAGAAAAATTTGAAAGAAACCATTGGGTTGCTCTAAAATTTATAAATTAG
- a CDS encoding BT_3928 family protein, with product MKIIVQFSRIFVGVLFIISGFIKLNDPLGFSYKLQEYFSPDVLNMPYLDNYALLISVFVVVFEVVLGVFLLIGYKPKFTIWSLILMIVFFTFLTFYSAYFDKVKDCGCFGDALKLTPWQSFTKDVVLLFFIIILFFGLKHIKPLFGKLPTTILALLSFIISLWFGYHVLMHLPAIDFRAYKIGANIQEGMSIPENAQKPIVEYYWTFNVNGEEQTIATNGSYPDVKGDFISVDTKVIKEGYQPPVVDFSIESQDENLTDYFLAQENLIVVVAYSLETMERDGALKLKTLQDEAINNGYKIIGLSASGADTKQRIKDAYNLSFEWYLCDEKALKTIVRSNPGILELDNGTVKQKVHWNDMDNLKLPKVERAPEPKEVKEIIAYYINGKPSTKEEVERLDNAKIESINVIKDAIQLKELNIQNNTSYTGMIEVTLKE from the coding sequence ATGAAAATAATAGTCCAATTTAGCAGGATATTTGTCGGTGTTTTATTCATCATTTCAGGATTTATAAAACTTAATGACCCTTTAGGGTTTTCTTATAAACTACAAGAATATTTTAGTCCGGATGTTTTAAATATGCCTTATTTAGATAATTATGCGCTATTAATTTCAGTTTTTGTGGTGGTGTTTGAAGTTGTTTTAGGTGTGTTTTTACTCATTGGGTATAAACCAAAATTTACTATTTGGAGTTTAATTTTAATGATAGTGTTTTTTACATTTTTAACATTTTATTCAGCATATTTTGATAAAGTAAAAGATTGCGGTTGCTTTGGAGATGCACTAAAATTAACTCCTTGGCAAAGCTTTACAAAAGATGTAGTTTTACTTTTCTTTATTATAATTTTATTTTTTGGACTCAAGCATATAAAACCACTTTTTGGAAAATTACCCACTACTATTTTAGCTTTATTAAGTTTTATAATTAGTTTATGGTTTGGGTATCATGTGCTAATGCATTTACCAGCTATTGATTTTAGAGCCTATAAAATTGGAGCAAATATTCAAGAAGGTATGAGTATTCCTGAAAATGCCCAAAAACCAATTGTGGAATATTATTGGACATTTAATGTAAATGGTGAAGAACAGACCATTGCCACAAACGGTTCTTACCCAGATGTTAAAGGTGATTTTATAAGTGTAGACACAAAAGTTATTAAAGAAGGATATCAACCTCCCGTTGTAGATTTTTCAATAGAAAGTCAAGATGAAAATCTAACTGATTATTTTTTAGCTCAAGAAAATTTAATAGTTGTTGTAGCTTATAGCTTGGAAACCATGGAAAGAGATGGTGCATTAAAATTAAAAACACTTCAAGATGAGGCAATTAATAATGGGTATAAAATAATAGGATTGAGTGCTTCGGGGGCAGATACTAAACAACGAATTAAAGACGCTTATAATTTAAGTTTTGAATGGTATTTATGTGATGAAAAAGCTCTTAAAACAATTGTGCGGTCCAATCCAGGAATTTTAGAATTAGATAACGGTACTGTGAAGCAAAAAGTTCATTGGAATGACATGGATAATTTGAAATTACCAAAAGTAGAAAGAGCACCAGAACCAAAAGAGGTAAAAGAAATTATAGCCTATTATATTAATGGAAAACCTTCAACTAAGGAAGAAGTAGAAAGGTTAGACAATGCAAAAATTGAAAGTATTAATGTTATTAAAGATGCAATTCAATTAAAAGAGTTAAATATTCAAAATAATACTTCTTATACAGGAATGATTGAAGTGACACTTAAAGAATAA
- a CDS encoding ATP-dependent Clp protease adaptor ClpS has product MSTKEKTSEEVLLEEEVLTQNEIVLHNDDVNTFDHVIETLMYACDHGAEQAEQCAILVHYKGKCTVKTGLYDDLKPRCSMLLEAGLSAEIV; this is encoded by the coding sequence ATGAGTACTAAAGAAAAAACATCAGAAGAAGTATTACTTGAAGAAGAAGTGTTAACTCAAAACGAAATTGTTTTGCATAATGACGATGTAAATACCTTTGATCACGTTATTGAAACACTTATGTATGCATGCGATCATGGAGCAGAACAAGCTGAGCAATGTGCTATTTTAGTACATTATAAAGGGAAATGTACCGTTAAAACAGGATTGTATGACGATTTAAAACCGCGTTGTTCTATGTTATTGGAAGCAGGTTTAAGTGCCGAAATCGTTTAA
- a CDS encoding sulfite exporter TauE/SafE family protein, translated as MDMPHLFGFVGALTVGLILGLIGGGGSILTVPVLVYLLGYNPVLATAYSLFVVGITSMVGTYQKHRKGLVDFKTGLAFSFPSFLAVYLSRRYVVPNIPETIATFGNYELTKEMSIMLFFAIIMFLAAISMIKNKKKDALCPTKQHYSKTFVQGLFIGTITGIIGAGGGFLYIPALVLWAHLPMKKAVGTSLVIITINSLIGFIGDVQTLKIEWQFLLVFTSMAIGGIVIGVFLSKFISGKKLKKSFGFFTIIMAIYIIYKEIN; from the coding sequence ATGGACATGCCACACCTTTTTGGGTTTGTTGGAGCACTTACAGTTGGTTTAATTTTAGGACTTATTGGTGGTGGCGGCTCTATCTTAACGGTGCCCGTTTTGGTGTATCTTTTGGGATACAACCCTGTACTTGCAACTGCATACTCGCTTTTTGTGGTAGGTATAACCTCAATGGTAGGGACATATCAAAAACACAGAAAAGGCTTGGTAGATTTTAAAACGGGGTTGGCTTTTTCGTTTCCATCATTTTTAGCCGTTTATTTATCTCGACGGTATGTAGTACCGAATATTCCCGAAACCATTGCCACATTTGGGAATTACGAACTTACCAAAGAAATGAGCATCATGCTGTTTTTTGCAATCATCATGTTTTTAGCTGCCATTTCAATGATTAAAAACAAGAAAAAAGACGCACTCTGTCCAACAAAACAACATTATTCTAAAACGTTTGTTCAAGGACTTTTTATTGGAACCATAACTGGTATTATTGGTGCAGGGGGAGGTTTTTTATACATTCCAGCCTTAGTCCTCTGGGCACATTTACCTATGAAAAAAGCAGTTGGTACATCGCTGGTTATTATTACTATCAACTCTTTAATTGGTTTTATTGGCGATGTTCAAACCTTAAAAATTGAATGGCAATTTTTACTTGTTTTTACTTCTATGGCCATAGGCGGTATTGTAATAGGGGTATTTTTATCAAAATTTATAAGTGGTAAAAAACTCAAAAAAAGCTTTGGTTTTTTCACCATAATAATGGCTATCTATATTATTTACAAGGAAATAAACTAA
- the tpiA gene encoding triose-phosphate isomerase: MRKKIVAGNWKMNNDLAQTETLITSLKKQTNTSNAEVMIAPTFTNLWQAYQTLKDNAIEVIAQNMHFADNGAFTGEISGGMLKSIGINTVILGHSERREYFNETDELLAKKVDTALAKGMRVIFCFGEVLADRKSGNHENVVESQIKNALFHLDAAAFQNIVLAYEPVWAIGTGETASPEQAQDMHAFIRKTLDSKYGDIVAEDVSILYGGSVKPANAQEIFSKPDVDGGLIGGAALNADDFFAIVNAF, encoded by the coding sequence ATGAGAAAAAAAATAGTAGCAGGTAATTGGAAAATGAACAATGATTTAGCTCAAACTGAAACATTGATTACAAGTTTGAAGAAACAAACAAATACATCCAATGCAGAAGTTATGATAGCTCCAACATTTACTAATTTATGGCAAGCTTATCAGACTCTAAAAGATAATGCGATAGAAGTTATTGCTCAAAATATGCACTTTGCAGATAATGGTGCTTTTACAGGAGAAATCAGTGGAGGAATGCTAAAAAGCATTGGGATAAATACAGTTATTTTAGGTCATAGTGAGCGTCGTGAATATTTTAATGAAACAGATGAATTATTAGCTAAAAAAGTAGATACAGCTTTAGCAAAAGGTATGCGTGTTATTTTTTGTTTTGGAGAGGTTTTAGCTGATAGAAAATCAGGAAATCATGAAAATGTGGTTGAAAGCCAAATAAAAAATGCTTTGTTTCATTTAGATGCTGCGGCATTTCAAAATATTGTATTGGCTTATGAGCCAGTTTGGGCAATTGGTACAGGTGAAACTGCAAGTCCAGAGCAAGCACAAGACATGCATGCATTTATAAGAAAAACTTTAGACAGTAAATATGGAGATATTGTTGCAGAAGATGTATCCATACTTTATGGAGGAAGTGTAAAACCAGCAAATGCTCAAGAGATTTTTTCTAAACCAGATGTAGATGGCGGTTTAATTGGCGGAGCAGCACTTAATGCTGACGACTTTTTTGCAATAGTTAATGCATTTTAA